A window of Armatimonadota bacterium contains these coding sequences:
- a CDS encoding TGS domain-containing protein, translating to MPANLTPQYKEAEERYRQAKTFEEKLAALEEMLAVIPKHKGTEHMQGDIKRRIAKLKEQEEQRIAKGKRSSSLYNVEKEGGGQVVLVGPANSGKSKLLSRVTNAQPEIGEYPYTTQKPLPGMMEYEDIQFQIVDMPPITEEFTEPWMAAIARNADGILFVLDVSNGSVLEEIESTLRILEKFRVRLYGWDRPVPKDELGIVVPKKTILVANKMDCPESAENLEVIRELYGDRFPIIPVSSETGRGLEDLKQQVFRMLDVVRIYTKIPGKPADMDTPYVVPRGTTVIELATMIHKDFAEKLRYARIWGASKFEGQMVSRDHVLEDRDIIELHV from the coding sequence ATGCCTGCAAATCTAACCCCACAATATAAGGAAGCTGAAGAACGATACCGCCAGGCGAAAACTTTTGAGGAGAAGCTTGCTGCGCTAGAAGAAATGCTTGCGGTCATTCCCAAGCATAAGGGAACCGAGCACATGCAGGGCGATATCAAACGCCGAATTGCTAAGCTAAAAGAGCAGGAAGAGCAGAGAATTGCCAAAGGCAAGCGGTCTTCTAGCTTGTATAACGTCGAGAAGGAAGGCGGCGGACAGGTAGTCCTGGTTGGTCCCGCAAATTCAGGCAAATCAAAACTACTATCGCGCGTTACGAATGCTCAACCTGAGATTGGCGAGTATCCGTATACAACCCAAAAGCCATTACCAGGCATGATGGAGTATGAGGATATACAATTCCAAATTGTAGATATGCCGCCAATCACAGAAGAATTTACGGAACCTTGGATGGCAGCAATCGCAAGGAACGCTGATGGAATCTTGTTCGTTCTTGATGTGAGCAATGGTTCGGTGCTGGAAGAAATCGAAAGCACTCTTCGCATATTAGAAAAGTTCCGCGTGCGACTTTATGGGTGGGATAGGCCAGTGCCCAAGGACGAGCTGGGCATTGTTGTCCCAAAGAAGACGATTCTCGTGGCAAACAAGATGGATTGCCCAGAAAGCGCCGAAAACTTGGAGGTAATCCGCGAACTTTATGGCGACAGATTTCCTATTATTCCGGTATCTTCCGAGACGGGCCGAGGGCTGGAGGATCTCAAGCAGCAAGTTTTCCGCATGCTTGATGTTGTCCGCATTTACACGAAAATCCCGGGAAAGCCGGCCGATATGGATACCCCATATGTCGTCCCACGCGGCACAACTGTAATCGAGCTAGCTACAATGATCCATAAAGATTTTGCTGAGAAGCTGAGGTATGCTCGAATTTGGGGCGCCTCAAAGTTCGAAGGCCAGATGGTCAGCCGTGATCATGTGCTCGAAGATCGCGACATAATCGAACTCCACGTATAA
- a CDS encoding glycosyl hydrolase family 28-related protein, with the protein MHSKCRLLLIMIAVFLTASCFAATGSIQNVKDYGAVGDGKTDDTAAIRKAIKAAGLGGTVSFPMGVYKISGTLDLEGVHLVGNISGGFPSDADVLPGILVSHSDGPAVRCGNFSSVHGLAFRYAGVDFEKPTKYPPTILLAGNGISISNVKIWGAYDAIAADGKSNIGRVNLENIFLPEVINTGVYLTKAFDIPTMRNVEVFCTNKYFLEHGVGFKLGRLDEFHASNCFVIGAHTGFLFVEDKTENGGNTYGGLFNCSTDACVFGYVVESGARLRVTNGSYLNHFIAFKVANRNATLIVHGAIIQANGDHALQITNCGNVMFSACRFQKAFENPKAYAAYVIGGKNIILNGCTFDAFGPGVYLGGNADKVTVANCIFEGSKFAQIVNKLPKSAKCAISNNQ; encoded by the coding sequence ATGCATTCTAAGTGCAGATTATTATTAATTATGATAGCGGTTTTTCTTACAGCAAGTTGTTTTGCCGCTACTGGCTCAATCCAAAACGTAAAGGATTATGGAGCTGTTGGAGATGGGAAGACTGATGATACTGCCGCCATTAGGAAGGCTATCAAGGCCGCAGGTCTTGGCGGCACTGTGAGTTTTCCCATGGGCGTCTACAAAATTTCTGGAACGCTAGACCTTGAAGGAGTCCATTTGGTTGGGAACATCTCGGGTGGCTTTCCTTCGGATGCAGATGTTCTTCCGGGAATACTCGTTTCTCATAGCGATGGACCAGCAGTTAGATGTGGTAATTTTTCCAGTGTTCATGGTTTAGCGTTTCGATATGCTGGGGTTGACTTTGAGAAGCCGACCAAATATCCGCCCACAATCCTTCTTGCTGGCAATGGAATATCAATTAGTAATGTAAAAATTTGGGGGGCATATGATGCTATAGCCGCTGATGGCAAAAGTAACATTGGGCGTGTTAATCTTGAAAATATCTTCCTCCCGGAGGTCATTAATACCGGTGTGTATCTCACAAAAGCTTTCGACATTCCCACTATGCGCAATGTCGAAGTTTTTTGCACAAATAAGTATTTTCTAGAGCATGGGGTAGGTTTCAAGCTTGGGCGTTTAGATGAATTTCACGCATCAAATTGCTTTGTAATTGGCGCACATACTGGCTTCCTTTTCGTAGAAGATAAAACCGAAAATGGGGGAAATACTTACGGCGGCTTATTCAACTGCTCAACCGATGCTTGCGTTTTTGGATATGTGGTTGAATCAGGAGCAAGGTTACGGGTAACAAACGGAAGTTATTTGAATCACTTTATAGCTTTTAAGGTCGCAAATCGAAATGCTACACTCATAGTTCACGGTGCAATCATCCAGGCAAATGGCGATCACGCCTTGCAAATCACAAACTGCGGTAACGTAATGTTTAGCGCATGTCGTTTCCAAAAGGCATTTGAGAATCCAAAAGCATATGCTGCTTATGTCATCGGCGGAAAGAACATAATACTTAACGGTTGCACCTTCGATGCATTTGGCCCAGGAGTATATCTCGGCGGAAATGCAGATAAAGTGACAGTGGCAAATTGTATATTCGAAGGCAGCAAATTTGCACAAATAGTGAACAAACTGCCCAAATCAGCAAAATGTGCAATTTCAAACAATCAATGA
- a CDS encoding sugar phosphate isomerase/epimerase family protein, giving the protein MYLSVRDHIALCAWPSLKEGLDGLGFDAVELEFARDNSVFAIRPSPGKERFKLDTPNSIEEFRKHLDENKVRVSAFLMSNNFGSDDLENEIKWTINAVKAADMLGIQAVRIDAIMHGEKDQPLEHNVTIFADCMKRILDATPDARVDLGVENHGYQGNMPEFLDQLLERVGSPRVGITIDTGNFYWRGHPLSRVYEIIEHFAPYCKHTHAKNINYPPDIREVEREMGYKYGEYVSPLRDGDIDHKRVVAILKEAGYERDLCLEDESLGRWPREEWQSVLKRDADFFREII; this is encoded by the coding sequence ATGTATTTATCAGTTCGCGACCATATCGCACTTTGTGCCTGGCCATCGCTGAAAGAAGGCCTTGATGGCCTTGGCTTTGATGCAGTCGAGCTTGAGTTTGCAAGAGATAATTCAGTCTTTGCAATTCGCCCTTCGCCAGGCAAAGAGCGATTCAAACTCGACACGCCCAACTCAATCGAAGAGTTTCGCAAGCATCTTGATGAAAACAAAGTTCGAGTTTCTGCTTTCCTTATGTCAAACAATTTTGGCAGCGATGACTTGGAAAATGAGATCAAGTGGACGATAAACGCAGTGAAAGCTGCTGATATGCTTGGCATTCAAGCAGTCAGGATAGATGCTATCATGCATGGCGAAAAAGACCAACCACTTGAACATAATGTTACAATTTTTGCGGACTGCATGAAACGAATACTTGACGCCACACCTGACGCAAGAGTCGACCTAGGTGTAGAAAATCACGGTTACCAAGGAAACATGCCAGAGTTTCTCGACCAACTGCTTGAACGAGTGGGCTCTCCGCGAGTTGGGATTACTATTGACACTGGAAATTTCTACTGGCGAGGGCACCCTCTTAGTCGAGTTTACGAAATTATTGAGCACTTTGCGCCGTACTGCAAGCATACACATGCAAAGAACATAAATTATCCGCCTGATATTCGCGAGGTTGAGCGCGAAATGGGTTACAAGTATGGAGAATACGTTTCTCCGCTACGAGATGGTGACATAGACCACAAGCGGGTTGTTGCCATACTCAAAGAAGCTGGATATGAACGCGATTTGTGCCTCGAGGACGAGTCGCTTGGCCGTTGGCCCCGCGAGGAGTGGCAATCGGTTCTCAAACGAGATGCAGACTTCTTCCGTGAAATAATATAA
- a CDS encoding DUF169 domain-containing protein: MIWQEYSQRLKHVLELKGSPVAVTYSMEPAKNAEPGKHSACKAILDARDGKVINLTKDSSSCPGGIWHLGLGPRPSGDQDKALKKFLVHGEKLFCSIAVFQRVMMLGTPPPEGAAENVILAPMEKAELMPDVVLFIVNAEQACRLIQLAAYWDGINPKTELIGSGCHMAIAYPIVSGEINVTFLDWTARRTRPYKPDELIVSIPYHKLPNIVEAIDKCTAGTAKLEIPPEFQAHEE; encoded by the coding sequence ATGATTTGGCAGGAATACTCACAAAGGTTGAAACATGTCCTTGAGTTAAAGGGCAGCCCTGTAGCAGTTACATATTCGATGGAACCAGCAAAGAACGCCGAGCCTGGGAAACACTCGGCTTGCAAGGCGATTTTGGATGCACGAGACGGCAAAGTTATTAATCTTACAAAGGATAGTTCCTCATGTCCCGGCGGAATTTGGCATCTTGGCCTCGGTCCGCGACCCAGCGGAGATCAGGATAAAGCACTAAAGAAGTTCCTTGTTCACGGCGAGAAACTCTTTTGCTCGATTGCTGTTTTCCAGAGGGTGATGATGTTGGGCACTCCACCGCCAGAAGGTGCAGCGGAGAATGTAATTTTAGCGCCCATGGAGAAGGCAGAGCTAATGCCGGATGTCGTGTTATTCATCGTAAATGCCGAACAGGCATGTAGATTGATACAGCTTGCGGCGTATTGGGATGGCATTAATCCAAAGACTGAGCTCATCGGCTCCGGGTGCCACATGGCAATTGCTTATCCAATAGTCTCTGGCGAGATTAATGTTACATTTCTCGACTGGACAGCTAGAAGGACGCGTCCATATAAGCCTGACGAGCTAATCGTCAGCATCCCATATCACAAGCTGCCAAATATTGTGGAAGCAATTGATAAGTGTACAGCAGGCACGGCGAAGCTTGAGATACCGCCAGAATTTCAAGCGCATGAGGAATAA
- a CDS encoding MFS transporter, whose amino-acid sequence MGFGLRFRLSLMMFLEYAIWGAWAPVLWPYLVSAPPNGLGLSPQQAALLFGLLPLACILAPFTGGQVADRWVPTQWFLAFAQLAGGIFLLIAAKTQGFGNIMLVFGLYCLLFAPTLALTNSLAFHHLKDEKAFGGIRVWGTIGWIVAGLVLTFWRKIGTPPGMADCLLLAGISSIIMGVFCLTLPHTPPAKDEAADPLAFRKAFVLLKNTNFLVFMLIAFVVTTELQFYYLPTADFLNRALRIDTSDIPATMSVAQAAEIIAMAFLLPVALRIWGVRKTLALGVIAWPLRYIVFSAAPYGPVEVMRPLVIASLTLHGFGYAFFFVASQIFVDMVATKDIRASAQSLLTLVTLGIGTWLGMQFTGYILKVFPTTVDQHMWTKVFLVPCALTVACALAFLLFFKDPEKEAVVVKS is encoded by the coding sequence ATGGGATTTGGTTTACGCTTCCGTCTTAGTCTAATGATGTTCTTAGAATACGCAATTTGGGGCGCATGGGCTCCTGTTCTTTGGCCCTATCTTGTAAGTGCCCCACCAAATGGATTGGGGCTTTCTCCGCAACAGGCCGCCTTACTTTTTGGGCTACTACCACTGGCGTGTATCTTGGCCCCATTTACAGGCGGACAAGTTGCAGATAGATGGGTACCGACCCAGTGGTTCTTGGCATTTGCTCAGCTGGCTGGTGGGATTTTTCTCCTAATTGCTGCCAAAACCCAGGGGTTTGGAAACATAATGCTTGTGTTTGGTCTTTATTGTCTGCTTTTTGCACCGACACTTGCTCTAACAAACTCGCTAGCGTTTCATCATCTGAAAGATGAGAAAGCCTTTGGTGGGATAAGAGTATGGGGAACTATTGGCTGGATTGTGGCAGGCTTGGTGCTAACTTTTTGGCGAAAAATCGGCACACCACCCGGCATGGCAGACTGCCTTTTGCTCGCAGGCATATCAAGCATTATTATGGGTGTATTCTGCCTGACACTGCCACACACTCCGCCTGCTAAGGACGAAGCAGCTGACCCACTTGCATTCCGAAAAGCATTTGTTCTATTGAAAAATACAAACTTTCTTGTCTTTATGCTGATTGCGTTTGTAGTAACCACAGAACTGCAATTTTACTATCTGCCGACCGCGGACTTCCTTAACCGAGCGCTCAGAATAGACACTTCTGATATACCGGCCACTATGTCAGTAGCTCAGGCTGCTGAAATCATCGCTATGGCATTTCTCCTGCCTGTTGCACTGCGAATTTGGGGTGTCCGAAAGACTCTTGCGCTTGGTGTAATTGCTTGGCCACTACGCTACATAGTTTTCTCTGCCGCTCCCTATGGTCCAGTTGAGGTAATGCGGCCGCTCGTAATAGCATCCCTCACTCTTCACGGCTTTGGCTATGCATTCTTCTTCGTCGCAAGCCAGATATTTGTGGACATGGTTGCAACCAAAGACATCAGAGCATCGGCACAAAGTCTTCTCACGCTAGTAACTCTTGGAATAGGCACGTGGCTGGGGATGCAGTTCACAGGATACATTCTCAAGGTATTTCCAACCACAGTCGACCAGCACATGTGGACAAAGGTCTTCCTAGTGCCCTGCGCGCTAACTGTTGCTTGTGCACTGGCATTCTTGCTTTTCTTCAAGGATCCTGAAAAAGAAGCTGTGGTTGTAAAATCCTAG
- a CDS encoding DUF1638 domain-containing protein — protein MRLCAISCEVFARECARATAYSPHVVDLILLPFGLHNEPDELRRRIQKEIDIASDGRFEYIVLAYGLCSRGTADLEARSTPIVIPRAHDCITLLLGSRERYKEEFQQHPGTYYYSPGWVERKEGEIRQGVVDSVQERLEEERFREYVQKYGEDNAQFLIEQERLWLVNYNRAAFINTGLGNIESYREFTKRLAENRGWSYEEIPGDTRLIDKLLFGDWDETEFLIVRPGCRTIEQVNNEIISAV, from the coding sequence TTGAGGCTTTGTGCAATTTCCTGCGAGGTTTTTGCCCGTGAGTGCGCTCGGGCTACCGCTTATTCGCCGCACGTCGTAGATTTAATTCTTCTACCGTTTGGCCTCCACAATGAGCCTGATGAGCTTCGGCGTCGGATTCAAAAGGAGATTGATATTGCCTCCGACGGTAGATTCGAATATATTGTTTTAGCATACGGGTTGTGCAGCAGGGGTACTGCTGACCTCGAGGCTAGGAGCACGCCAATCGTCATTCCACGCGCTCACGACTGTATTACTCTCCTTCTCGGCTCCAGGGAGCGATATAAAGAGGAATTTCAACAACATCCTGGGACTTATTACTACAGTCCTGGATGGGTTGAGCGCAAAGAAGGCGAGATTAGGCAAGGTGTGGTGGACTCGGTACAAGAGCGTCTTGAAGAGGAGCGTTTTAGGGAGTATGTTCAGAAATACGGCGAAGATAACGCGCAGTTCCTAATCGAGCAAGAGCGCCTTTGGCTCGTAAACTACAACAGGGCAGCTTTTATTAATACGGGGCTGGGCAATATTGAAAGCTACCGCGAATTTACCAAGCGATTGGCTGAAAATAGGGGATGGTCATATGAAGAAATCCCAGGCGACACGCGACTAATAGATAAGCTCCTTTTTGGCGATTGGGATGAAACGGAATTCCTCATCGTTAGGCCCGGATGTCGAACCATCGAGCAGGTAAATAACGAGATCATTTCAGCGGTTTGA
- a CDS encoding aldo/keto reductase has protein sequence MELRELGRTGKKLTLLSLGCMRLPDDDEEGAKVVSRAVDLGINYFETSEWYCSNRSEIKVGMGIKGRRDKVYISTKCKVKPETTPDDVKRAFEGSLQRLGVDYVDFYQVWDFRWPEYDAVFKKGGALDTLEKLRDEGLIGHIGMTSHESNEHVIECLNTGRLESITLAYHMLNREKEPVIQYAYEHSIGVVIMTPLAGGMLATPSDVLSSLAGAKRTSTAAVALTFVMSNPYVTTVPSGMTSVKEVEENVRTAEEFVPLTVEERDALIRTLDEYKALGEKFCTGCNYCMPCPNEVRIPGLFRIRNYYKVFGLKEWAVRSYARMKERHPINCTECGECEKKCPNNIPIIQQIKEVQELFEGGES, from the coding sequence TTGGAGCTTCGAGAGCTTGGACGGACTGGAAAGAAACTCACGCTTTTGAGTCTTGGTTGCATGCGTCTTCCGGATGATGATGAAGAAGGCGCAAAAGTTGTCAGTCGGGCGGTTGACCTTGGTATTAATTACTTTGAGACCTCGGAATGGTATTGCTCCAACCGAAGTGAAATAAAAGTTGGTATGGGCATAAAGGGTCGCAGAGATAAAGTGTATATTTCTACAAAGTGCAAAGTTAAACCCGAAACTACTCCAGATGATGTCAAAAGGGCTTTTGAGGGTTCGCTTCAGAGGCTGGGAGTCGATTATGTGGATTTTTATCAGGTGTGGGATTTTAGATGGCCCGAGTACGATGCGGTTTTCAAGAAGGGTGGAGCACTCGACACATTAGAGAAGCTTCGTGACGAAGGTCTTATTGGCCACATTGGTATGACAAGTCATGAGTCAAATGAACATGTTATCGAATGTCTCAATACAGGCCGCCTTGAAAGCATCACTCTCGCCTATCATATGCTGAATCGCGAAAAGGAGCCCGTTATCCAGTATGCTTATGAGCATAGTATCGGTGTTGTCATCATGACTCCGCTAGCCGGCGGAATGCTTGCCACTCCATCGGATGTTTTGTCAAGCCTGGCTGGCGCGAAACGAACGTCCACAGCGGCAGTAGCTCTTACTTTTGTTATGTCGAATCCTTACGTGACCACCGTGCCTTCGGGCATGACTTCGGTTAAAGAGGTTGAGGAGAACGTTCGAACTGCTGAGGAATTCGTGCCGCTCACGGTCGAAGAAAGAGATGCGCTCATTAGGACACTTGATGAATATAAAGCCCTTGGTGAGAAGTTCTGTACGGGATGCAATTACTGCATGCCATGTCCAAATGAGGTTCGTATTCCAGGCCTATTCCGCATCCGCAATTACTACAAAGTCTTCGGCCTTAAAGAATGGGCTGTGCGCTCGTATGCACGAATGAAAGAGCGTCATCCGATAAACTGTACAGAATGCGGCGAATGCGAGAAGAAGTGCCCCAATAACATCCCAATAATTCAGCAGATAAAGGAAGTCCAAGAGCTGTTCGAAGGAGGCGAAAGTTGA
- a CDS encoding folylpolyglutamate synthase/dihydrofolate synthase family protein: MNDILSYEEAVKYIHSLGESVIKLGLERFRALCESLGNPQDKLRIIHIAGTNGKGSTAAMVSAILGANNYKVGAYYSPFVYDIRERFMLNGEMIPPVDFVRLVNTIRPHALALEKTQHGHPTEFEMKTAIALLYFAEQEVDFAVLEVGLGGRLDATNIVTPLVSVITNVGMDHMERLGNTVSEIAFEKAGIIKEGIPVVTAAQDNEALKVIRQVCDERHAKLFHVQPANCARCFKVEPQKDSSPRGPLCESSIQNSFSLDGILARYENVEVGMEGEFQLLNAATAVATVEVLKEHGFCVSESAIREGLKKAYVPGRLEVLHEKPFVVVDGAHNLNAARELAHALCRFPHNRLILVIGMVSGHSVEDVMSELAPLAHTIIATKSSNVRAAPAETIANIARQYCSNVEQITPVREAVRRALALSSSNDLVCVTGSFYTVGEAPRDIKSLVNKF, encoded by the coding sequence ATGAATGATATTCTTTCATACGAAGAGGCTGTAAAGTATATCCACAGCCTAGGTGAATCTGTGATTAAACTCGGCTTGGAGCGTTTCCGTGCCCTTTGTGAGAGTCTTGGCAACCCTCAGGACAAGCTGAGAATAATACATATTGCCGGAACAAACGGAAAGGGCTCTACTGCCGCTATGGTATCGGCAATTTTGGGGGCAAATAATTACAAGGTTGGAGCATATTATTCACCGTTTGTCTATGATATTCGGGAGCGTTTCATGCTTAATGGCGAAATGATTCCTCCTGTTGATTTCGTCCGGCTGGTGAATACAATCCGACCACATGCTTTGGCGCTAGAAAAGACACAACATGGTCACCCTACTGAATTCGAAATGAAGACAGCTATTGCGCTCCTATATTTTGCCGAGCAAGAGGTTGACTTTGCTGTCTTGGAAGTAGGACTTGGGGGCAGGCTTGACGCCACGAACATTGTAACCCCTCTCGTGAGTGTTATAACGAATGTCGGAATGGATCATATGGAAAGATTGGGCAACACCGTATCAGAGATAGCATTTGAGAAGGCAGGTATCATCAAGGAAGGTATCCCCGTGGTCACGGCCGCCCAGGATAATGAAGCTCTAAAAGTCATCAGACAGGTGTGCGATGAGCGACATGCCAAGCTTTTCCATGTCCAGCCCGCAAATTGTGCCAGATGCTTTAAAGTAGAGCCTCAGAAGGACAGTTCACCTAGGGGGCCGCTTTGTGAGAGTAGCATTCAAAACTCTTTTTCGCTTGACGGGATTCTGGCGCGGTATGAGAATGTTGAAGTTGGAATGGAGGGTGAGTTTCAGCTGTTAAATGCTGCGACAGCAGTTGCAACCGTTGAAGTTTTGAAGGAACATGGCTTTTGCGTCTCTGAGTCAGCAATCCGTGAGGGGTTAAAGAAAGCTTATGTACCTGGTCGACTTGAAGTGCTACATGAGAAGCCATTTGTAGTTGTAGACGGCGCGCACAATCTAAACGCTGCGCGGGAGCTAGCTCATGCGCTTTGTCGCTTTCCTCATAATCGGCTGATACTTGTTATTGGGATGGTATCCGGCCATTCCGTTGAAGACGTAATGTCGGAACTTGCGCCACTTGCACACACGATTATAGCTACTAAGTCCTCAAATGTTCGCGCGGCGCCCGCTGAAACTATTGCTAACATAGCTAGACAATACTGCTCAAACGTGGAGCAAATCACGCCTGTTCGGGAAGCTGTAAGGCGTGCCCTTGCGCTCTCTTCTTCTAATGATTTGGTGTGTGTGACTGGTTCGTTCTATACAGTTGGCGAAGCTCCGAGAGATATCAAGAGCCTGGTTAATAAGTTTTGA
- a CDS encoding ATP-binding protein, which produces MRKSQGLVRSLNPMRRHSCQCEGIRIPRLNRVSANFTQSNQVEVRFKADMEYLAAVRLITQKVAEKLMLSNNSVYDLKLAVGEACANAIEHGSPLGSENDVAVTFSWTEKELRIEIADQGTGCWIESKVGCGSDRGFGIPIMRALMDQVDFVVGLDGTKVILTKRLR; this is translated from the coding sequence ATGAGAAAGAGCCAGGGTTTAGTGAGAAGTCTTAACCCTATGCGAAGGCATTCTTGCCAATGCGAAGGAATTAGAATTCCTCGGCTCAACAGAGTCTCTGCGAATTTCACGCAAAGTAATCAGGTAGAAGTGCGTTTCAAGGCAGATATGGAATACCTGGCTGCAGTGCGCTTGATAACCCAAAAAGTAGCTGAGAAGTTAATGCTGAGTAACAATTCCGTTTATGATCTAAAGCTTGCCGTTGGAGAAGCATGTGCTAATGCAATTGAACACGGCTCGCCGCTGGGCAGCGAAAACGATGTTGCTGTAACATTTTCATGGACCGAAAAGGAGCTTAGAATCGAAATTGCAGACCAGGGTACAGGATGCTGGATAGAATCTAAGGTTGGATGTGGCAGTGATAGAGGATTTGGCATCCCCATAATGCGGGCACTTATGGACCAGGTGGATTTTGTGGTTGGTCTCGATGGAACGAAGGTGATTCTCACCAAACGGCTTCGGTAA
- a CDS encoding secondary thiamine-phosphate synthase enzyme YjbQ, with protein sequence MKSHTEYLWFNTSKRREYINITGECARILKESGIKEGFMLVSAMHITAGVWVNDNEPGILQDADDMLERLAPFNPSYRHHRTGEDNGDAHLKNLLTHHQVIIPVTNGQLDLGPWQTIFYCEFDGQRRKRVVVKVIGE encoded by the coding sequence ATGAAATCGCATACAGAATACCTTTGGTTTAATACTTCCAAGAGGCGAGAGTACATTAATATAACTGGTGAATGCGCAAGAATCCTAAAAGAAAGCGGCATCAAAGAGGGATTTATGCTTGTTTCGGCTATGCACATTACTGCCGGCGTATGGGTAAATGATAATGAACCAGGTATTCTCCAGGATGCCGATGATATGCTTGAGCGACTTGCGCCGTTCAACCCAAGTTACCGCCATCATCGGACTGGTGAGGATAACGGTGATGCCCACCTGAAGAACTTACTTACCCATCACCAAGTTATAATTCCCGTTACGAACGGTCAGCTTGATTTGGGTCCATGGCAGACAATTTTTTATTGTGAGTTCGATGGACAGCGAAGAAAGAGAGTTGTGGTTAAGGTAATAGGAGAATAG